The Sphingomonas sp. KR3-1 genome contains a region encoding:
- a CDS encoding aspartate carbamoyltransferase catalytic subunit has translation MQASDHRPAAQIQGRAVFPHRHLTGIAGLQPHEIMFLLDEAEQWIEANRSRARNDRRLDGITQINAFFENSTRTLLSFEIAGKRLGADVVNMHAAQSSVKKGETLIDTAVTLNAMRADVIVIRHMASGAVQLIADKVDCPVLNAGDGWHEHPTQALLDALTIRRRRGSVAGQRVVICGDLLHSRVARSNMLALTSLGAEVRVVAPSTLMPPAIEGLYVTPYTDFDAALEGADVVMMLRVQNERMAGGFIPSSREFHARYGLTLERLARAKPDALVMHPGPMNRGVEIDSSVADHPERSAITEQVEMGVAVRMACLDVLTRAERGVEGWA, from the coding sequence ATGCAAGCCTCAGATCATCGCCCCGCAGCCCAGATACAGGGCCGCGCCGTCTTCCCGCACCGGCACCTCACCGGCATTGCGGGGCTCCAGCCGCACGAGATCATGTTCCTGCTCGACGAGGCCGAGCAATGGATCGAGGCGAACCGCAGCCGCGCGCGCAACGATCGCCGGCTCGACGGCATCACCCAGATCAACGCCTTCTTCGAGAATTCCACCCGCACGCTCCTCTCCTTTGAGATCGCGGGCAAGCGGCTCGGCGCGGACGTGGTCAACATGCACGCCGCGCAAAGCTCGGTGAAGAAGGGCGAGACGCTGATCGACACCGCGGTCACCTTGAACGCGATGCGCGCCGACGTGATCGTTATCCGCCACATGGCCTCGGGCGCGGTGCAGCTGATCGCCGACAAGGTCGATTGCCCGGTGCTCAACGCTGGCGACGGCTGGCACGAGCACCCCACCCAGGCACTGCTCGACGCGCTCACCATCCGCCGCCGCCGCGGCAGTGTCGCCGGCCAGCGCGTGGTGATCTGCGGCGACCTGCTTCACAGCCGGGTCGCCCGCTCGAACATGCTGGCGCTGACCTCCCTGGGTGCGGAAGTCCGCGTCGTCGCCCCCTCCACACTGATGCCGCCCGCGATCGAGGGGCTCTACGTCACGCCCTACACCGATTTCGACGCCGCGCTCGAGGGCGCCGACGTCGTGATGATGCTCCGCGTCCAGAACGAGCGGATGGCCGGCGGTTTCATCCCCTCCAGCCGCGAGTTCCATGCCCGCTACGGCCTCACGCTCGAGCGGCTCGCCCGCGCCAAGCCCGACGCGCTGGTCATGCACCCCGGCCCGATGAACCGCGGCGTCGAGATCGATTCCTCCGTCGCCGACCATCCCGAGCGCAGCGCGATCACCGAGCAGGTCGAGATGGGCGTGGCGGTCCGCATGGCCTGCCTCGACGTCCTGACCCGAGCCGAGCGCGGCGTGGAGGGCTGGGCATGA
- a CDS encoding dihydroorotase → MKIFENIKPVGFTGDFAFDGETIASPAPGAERIDGKGLTLAPGIVDLGVFAVDRAACRAGGITRVGLMPDQSPILDDPGIIRRAALMGKPDLWVHPLAAATRGLQGSDLAEMAINAGAGAKAVATGRRWIADAGVMRKVLAYAQDCGLTVIAHAEDGGLAGDAVATEGLTATLLGLPAAPAIAEALAIARDTMLAEDTGARLHFRQVTTAAGLDLIRQAKRRGVQVTCGVTPAHWLLSDIDLSDYRTYARLSPPLRSDADRQAVRAALADGTIDVIASGHDPRGPEGKRLPFTDAEDGMSGAETLLSLSLGLVREELLGMERLFELLAANPARILGLYAGTLAPGTPADVILFDPEAPWIVDSTKLKARAGNTPFDGLPVQGKVHRVFKGGREIE, encoded by the coding sequence ATGAAGATCTTTGAGAACATCAAGCCCGTCGGCTTCACCGGCGATTTCGCCTTCGACGGCGAGACCATCGCCTCCCCCGCCCCCGGCGCCGAGCGGATCGACGGCAAGGGCCTCACCCTCGCCCCCGGCATCGTCGATCTCGGCGTGTTCGCTGTCGATCGCGCCGCCTGCCGCGCCGGCGGCATCACCCGCGTCGGGCTGATGCCCGATCAGTCGCCGATCCTCGACGATCCCGGCATCATCCGCCGCGCCGCGCTGATGGGGAAGCCGGACCTGTGGGTCCACCCGCTGGCCGCCGCCACGCGCGGGCTTCAGGGCAGCGACCTCGCCGAGATGGCGATCAACGCCGGCGCCGGCGCCAAGGCCGTCGCCACCGGCCGCCGCTGGATCGCCGATGCCGGGGTGATGCGCAAGGTGCTCGCCTATGCGCAGGACTGCGGCCTCACCGTGATCGCGCATGCCGAGGATGGCGGCCTCGCCGGCGATGCGGTCGCGACTGAAGGCCTCACCGCCACCCTGCTCGGCCTCCCCGCCGCGCCCGCCATCGCCGAGGCGCTGGCGATCGCGCGCGACACGATGCTCGCCGAGGATACCGGCGCGCGCCTCCATTTCCGCCAGGTCACCACCGCCGCGGGGCTCGACCTGATCCGCCAGGCCAAGCGTCGCGGCGTGCAGGTCACCTGCGGCGTCACCCCCGCGCACTGGCTGCTCTCGGACATCGACCTCAGCGACTATCGCACCTATGCCCGCCTCTCGCCGCCGCTGCGCAGCGATGCCGACCGCCAGGCCGTCCGCGCCGCGCTAGCCGACGGCACGATCGACGTGATCGCCTCGGGCCATGACCCGCGCGGGCCCGAGGGCAAGCGCCTGCCCTTCACCGATGCCGAGGACGGCATGTCGGGCGCCGAGACCCTGCTCTCGCTCTCGCTCGGCCTGGTCCGCGAGGAGCTGCTCGGCATGGAACGCCTGTTCGAACTGCTGGCCGCCAACCCGGCGCGCATCCTCGGCCTCTACGCCGGCACCCTCGCTCCCGGCACGCCCGCCGACGTCATCCTGTTCGATCCTGAGGCGCCGTGGATCGTCGACAGCACCAAGCTGAAGGCCCGCGCCGGCAACACCCCGTTCGACGGGCTGCCGGTCCAGGGCAAGGTCCACCGCGTGTTCAAGGGCGGGCGCGAGATCGAATAG
- a CDS encoding helix-turn-helix transcriptional regulator, translated as MAHLRRRVAHKSMDSSAFDRLTERQKECLRLVAAPANSKRIARELGISSHTVDEHIRGALATLAVSDRMEAARAFLAYEGGRPPQMLSSQSGGMAAGTGAGPSNPSFGKPDEDRDATLPELPAPMEAVHPPAASLWPSLPFPTPGRMRNDLDRTARLFWIGAGIALLILTASLYLALAVRYSGSH; from the coding sequence TTGGCGCATCTGCGCCGCAGGGTGGCGCACAAGTCTATGGATTCCTCAGCATTTGATCGGCTCACCGAGCGGCAGAAGGAATGCCTGCGCCTGGTCGCTGCGCCGGCCAATTCGAAGCGGATCGCGCGCGAGCTCGGCATCTCGAGCCATACGGTGGACGAGCATATCCGCGGCGCGCTGGCGACGCTGGCGGTGTCGGATCGGATGGAGGCGGCCCGGGCCTTCCTCGCGTACGAAGGCGGCCGCCCCCCTCAAATGTTGAGTAGTCAATCCGGTGGAATGGCGGCAGGCACCGGCGCCGGTCCATCAAACCCCTCGTTCGGGAAGCCGGACGAAGACCGAGACGCGACCCTGCCGGAGCTTCCGGCGCCGATGGAGGCGGTTCACCCTCCCGCGGCATCGCTCTGGCCTTCGCTCCCCTTCCCTACCCCGGGGAGAATGCGGAATGACCTAGACCGTACCGCAAGACTGTTCTGGATCGGCGCCGGCATCGCCCTGCTGATCCTCACGGCGAGCCTCTATCTGGCGCTCGCCGTCCGATATAGCGGCTCGCACTAG
- a CDS encoding winged helix DNA-binding protein, producing the protein MPDSPERDEDDALFRAARDLVAGEQPDGLQAEHLDRAIARGGISALDRARALYDLRRSREHFFKGNADLFGEPAWDILLDLFIAGEMGKQVSVTSACIGANTPPTTALRWLSLLEERGLVQRIPDLHDRRRALMRLTPKGDQSLRAYLETC; encoded by the coding sequence ATGCCCGACTCTCCTGAACGAGACGAAGACGACGCGCTGTTTCGTGCCGCGCGCGACCTGGTTGCGGGCGAGCAACCCGACGGGCTGCAGGCCGAGCATCTGGATCGCGCGATCGCCCGCGGCGGGATCTCCGCGCTGGACCGCGCCCGGGCGCTCTACGACCTGCGGCGCTCGCGCGAGCATTTCTTCAAGGGCAATGCCGATCTCTTCGGCGAACCCGCATGGGATATCCTGCTCGATCTCTTCATTGCCGGGGAGATGGGCAAGCAGGTGTCGGTCACCAGCGCCTGCATCGGCGCGAACACGCCGCCCACCACCGCGCTTCGCTGGCTCAGCCTGCTCGAGGAGCGCGGCCTGGTGCAGCGGATCCCCGATCTGCATGACCGGCGCCGGGCATTGATGCGCCTTACTCCGAAAGGCGATCAATCGCTCCGCGCATATCTGGAGACGTGCTGA
- a CDS encoding DUF1801 domain-containing protein yields the protein MTEKTPSELIDERIAALGDWRGETLARLRAIIHAADPQVEETWKWRGVPVFEHAGIICTGETYKAAVKLTFAKGAALADPTGLFNSSLEGNVRRAIDFAEGAEIDAAALTALIQEAVAANLAKPARKK from the coding sequence ATGACCGAGAAGACGCCCTCCGAGCTGATCGACGAACGCATCGCGGCGCTGGGCGACTGGCGCGGCGAGACGCTCGCCCGGTTGCGCGCGATCATCCACGCGGCCGATCCGCAGGTGGAGGAGACGTGGAAGTGGCGCGGCGTGCCGGTGTTCGAGCATGCCGGGATTATCTGCACGGGCGAGACCTACAAGGCGGCGGTGAAGCTGACCTTTGCCAAGGGCGCGGCGCTGGCGGACCCGACCGGGCTGTTCAATTCGAGCCTCGAGGGAAATGTCCGCCGCGCGATCGATTTCGCGGAAGGCGCTGAGATCGACGCAGCGGCGCTGACGGCGCTGATCCAGGAGGCGGTGGCGGCGAATCTGGCGAAGCCGGCGCGGAAGAAATAG
- a CDS encoding helix-turn-helix transcriptional regulator has protein sequence MPILTSKADKESWLDPDEVPRPVVTYGAAMTDVGAFELEPHRHRKGQVLLVHRGALTCEVEGGLWIVPPRSAVWIPGDALHSIKATGRLEGYNAFVAPEVAANLPMTCCAISVTPLLRELLVRCAHLPVLYEESDANGRMVAVLLDELAHAQVEDLHLPMPSDSRLRRIAEAMLAAPADRGTLDVWAKRAGLSERTLARTILRETGMSFGRWRQQLGVMLAVKWLSGGSSIQQVAAKLGYESVPSFVTMFRKVLGTSPGRYMAERHSAAGLTH, from the coding sequence ATGCCGATCCTGACCAGCAAGGCCGACAAGGAGAGCTGGCTCGATCCCGACGAGGTGCCGCGTCCGGTGGTGACCTATGGCGCGGCGATGACCGATGTCGGGGCGTTCGAGCTCGAGCCGCACCGGCATCGCAAGGGGCAGGTGCTGCTCGTCCATCGCGGAGCGCTGACCTGTGAGGTGGAAGGCGGGCTGTGGATCGTGCCGCCGCGCAGCGCGGTGTGGATCCCCGGCGATGCGCTGCACAGCATCAAGGCGACGGGGCGGCTGGAGGGGTACAATGCCTTCGTCGCGCCCGAGGTGGCGGCGAACCTGCCTATGACCTGCTGCGCGATCTCGGTGACGCCGCTGCTGCGCGAACTGCTCGTCCGCTGCGCGCATTTGCCGGTGCTCTATGAGGAGAGCGACGCGAACGGACGGATGGTGGCGGTGCTGCTCGACGAGCTGGCGCACGCCCAGGTCGAGGACCTCCATCTGCCGATGCCGAGTGATTCGCGGCTGCGCCGGATCGCCGAGGCGATGCTCGCCGCGCCGGCCGACCGGGGCACGCTGGATGTCTGGGCGAAGCGGGCAGGGCTGAGCGAGCGGACGCTGGCGCGGACGATCCTGCGTGAGACGGGGATGAGCTTCGGGCGCTGGCGCCAGCAGCTCGGCGTGATGCTGGCGGTGAAGTGGCTATCGGGCGGCAGCTCGATCCAGCAGGTGGCGGCGAAGCTGGGCTATGAGAGCGTGCCGAGCTTCGTGACGATGTTCCGCAAGGTGCTGGGCACCTCGCCGGGGCGCTACATGGCCGAGCGGCATTCCGCCGCGGGATTGACTCACTGA
- a CDS encoding class I SAM-dependent methyltransferase translates to MTTLTDAPVAGLLETLHREATATDEAHFRAMMDKVEAQDGNIDALVANILAEERADLTAVYRGYAGNFLAVSPVFGRFLYAMARARNAKRIVEFGTSMGVSAIYLAAALRDNGGGMLIGSEIEPAKAARARAHLEAAGLADLVEIREGNALETLADPGGPVDLLLVDGAFSLYLPVLKLIEPHLAPGAVILGENAFDPAYQDYVRNPANGYVSQPLPVDEGRGNEFTVRIAA, encoded by the coding sequence GTGACGACATTGACCGACGCGCCGGTAGCCGGCCTCCTCGAAACGCTCCATCGCGAAGCCACTGCCACCGACGAGGCGCATTTCCGCGCGATGATGGACAAGGTCGAGGCGCAGGACGGCAATATCGACGCGCTGGTCGCCAATATCCTCGCCGAGGAGCGCGCCGACCTGACCGCGGTCTATCGTGGCTATGCCGGCAATTTCCTCGCCGTCTCGCCGGTCTTCGGCCGCTTCCTCTATGCGATGGCCCGCGCCCGCAACGCGAAGCGGATCGTCGAGTTTGGCACGTCGATGGGCGTCTCGGCGATCTACCTCGCCGCTGCGCTGCGCGACAATGGCGGCGGCATGCTGATCGGCAGCGAGATCGAACCGGCCAAGGCCGCCCGCGCCCGCGCCCATCTCGAAGCCGCCGGCCTCGCCGACCTGGTCGAGATCCGCGAGGGCAATGCGCTGGAGACCCTCGCCGATCCCGGCGGCCCGGTCGACCTGCTGCTCGTCGACGGCGCCTTCTCGCTCTACCTCCCCGTGCTCAAGCTGATCGAGCCGCACCTCGCGCCCGGCGCGGTGATCCTCGGCGAGAACGCCTTCGACCCCGCCTATCAGGACTATGTCCGCAACCCGGCCAATGGCTATGTCTCGCAGCCCCTCCCGGTGGATGAGGGCCGCGGCAACGAATTCACCGTAAGGATCGCCGCCTGA
- a CDS encoding siderophore-interacting protein — MLAPDSPERPAAARPGRISQALLRLLMKPAAIIANEELSDRFRLITIEGPALAGITWTPGQKLQVSMGSAFQTRTYTPIEWNAVAGRTCILGYAHGEGPGSAWVRGARPGDACDLLGPRGSLDAGRLPGPLAVFGDETAIGLAYALARKERAVASHFEVDDAESTCRAAEQLGLAHIALYPRSAGDAHLARMEAALPDLVASGASFVLAGKAGTVQRLRHALKRDGVSPARVITKAYWAPGKTGLD; from the coding sequence ATGCTCGCCCCCGACTCCCCCGAACGACCCGCCGCGGCCAGGCCAGGCCGGATCAGCCAGGCGCTGCTCCGCCTGCTGATGAAGCCCGCCGCGATCATCGCCAATGAGGAGCTGAGCGACCGCTTCCGCCTGATCACGATCGAAGGCCCCGCCCTTGCCGGCATCACCTGGACCCCGGGGCAGAAGCTGCAGGTGTCGATGGGCTCGGCGTTCCAGACGCGCACCTACACGCCGATCGAGTGGAATGCCGTGGCCGGGCGCACCTGCATCCTCGGCTATGCGCATGGCGAGGGTCCTGGCAGCGCCTGGGTGCGCGGTGCCCGCCCGGGCGACGCCTGCGACCTGCTCGGCCCGCGCGGCTCGCTCGACGCCGGGCGCCTGCCCGGCCCGCTGGCGGTGTTCGGCGACGAGACCGCGATCGGCCTCGCCTATGCGCTCGCCCGCAAGGAGCGCGCCGTCGCCAGCCATTTCGAAGTCGATGATGCCGAAAGCACCTGCCGGGCCGCCGAGCAGCTCGGCCTCGCGCACATCGCGCTGTACCCGCGCAGCGCGGGCGACGCGCATCTCGCCCGCATGGAGGCCGCCCTCCCCGATCTCGTCGCCTCGGGCGCGTCCTTCGTCCTCGCGGGCAAGGCCGGCACCGTCCAGCGCCTGCGCCACGCCCTCAAGCGCGACGGCGTCTCCCCGGCGCGCGTGATCACCAAGGCCTATTGGGCGCCGGGAAAGACCGGGCTCGACTAA
- a CDS encoding SPOR domain-containing protein: protein MKTRSKLLIGLSALAAGSTLAAGIATQGFALAAFASDAPNAKKAVQEADAARKAIAKRKAADAVAHAEAAVANDPQNGDYRALLGQAYLLSGRFASANQALGDALTLNPGNGSVALNLVLAKIAGGDWAGARAMLQSHQDSIPASDRGLAFALAGDPVTAVQILEPAARAEDANAKTRQNLALALALSGRWAEAKQVASVDVAPDQVNDRMLQWVNFARPTNAYDQVAALLGVTPVQDGGQPQRLALAQQNVMLAAAATQPVQTVPTQDPVDTYMPGVPAGAQAAAAEAAPAVAAAAAPVEVAAAAEANPVAGTNAGVVFGPRAEVVQAVPVAAVRAPVPVAAVGARAPRVAIVSAKPAKGNFYVQLGAYANPAVAKDAWGRFGNRVPALSGQTPYGAKVSTKAGNFYRLSVGGYDRSGADALCRQVKAGGQTCFVRTGAGDALASWVKPGVRVASR, encoded by the coding sequence ATGAAGACCCGTAGCAAGCTCCTGATCGGTCTTTCGGCGCTCGCCGCCGGAAGCACGCTGGCGGCCGGCATCGCGACGCAGGGCTTTGCGCTCGCGGCGTTCGCGAGCGACGCGCCTAATGCCAAGAAGGCGGTCCAGGAGGCCGATGCCGCGCGCAAGGCGATCGCCAAGCGCAAGGCGGCCGATGCCGTGGCGCATGCCGAGGCCGCCGTCGCCAACGACCCGCAGAACGGCGACTATCGCGCGCTGCTCGGCCAGGCCTATCTGCTCTCGGGCCGCTTCGCCTCGGCGAACCAGGCGCTCGGCGACGCGCTGACGCTCAACCCGGGCAATGGCAGCGTCGCGCTCAACCTCGTCCTCGCCAAGATCGCCGGCGGCGACTGGGCGGGCGCGCGGGCAATGCTGCAGAGCCACCAGGATTCGATCCCCGCGAGCGACCGCGGCCTCGCCTTCGCGCTGGCCGGCGATCCCGTCACCGCGGTCCAGATCCTCGAGCCCGCCGCGCGCGCCGAGGATGCCAACGCCAAGACCCGCCAGAACCTGGCGCTGGCGCTCGCGCTGTCGGGGCGCTGGGCGGAGGCCAAGCAGGTCGCCTCGGTCGACGTCGCGCCGGACCAGGTCAACGATCGCATGCTCCAGTGGGTGAACTTCGCTCGCCCGACCAACGCCTATGACCAGGTCGCCGCGCTGCTCGGCGTGACGCCGGTGCAGGATGGCGGCCAGCCGCAACGCCTGGCGCTCGCGCAGCAGAACGTCATGCTCGCCGCCGCCGCGACCCAGCCGGTGCAGACCGTGCCGACGCAGGATCCGGTCGATACCTATATGCCGGGCGTGCCCGCGGGTGCGCAGGCGGCTGCCGCCGAGGCCGCGCCCGCCGTCGCGGCTGCCGCTGCCCCGGTCGAGGTCGCTGCGGCTGCCGAGGCCAATCCGGTTGCCGGCACCAATGCCGGGGTCGTGTTCGGCCCGCGCGCCGAAGTGGTGCAGGCGGTGCCCGTCGCCGCCGTCCGCGCGCCGGTGCCGGTCGCCGCCGTCGGTGCGCGTGCGCCGCGCGTCGCCATCGTCTCGGCCAAGCCGGCCAAGGGCAATTTCTACGTCCAGCTCGGCGCCTATGCGAACCCGGCGGTGGCAAAGGACGCCTGGGGCCGCTTCGGCAACCGCGTTCCCGCGCTTTCGGGCCAGACTCCGTATGGCGCCAAGGTCTCGACCAAGGCGGGCAATTTCTATCGCCTGTCGGTCGGCGGCTATGACCGCAGCGGCGCCGACGCGCTGTGCCGCCAGGTGAAGGCCGGCGGCCAGACCTGCTTCGTCCGCACCGGCGCCGGCGACGCGCTGGCGAGCTGGGTGAAGCCGGGCGTGCGCGTGGCTTCGCGCTAA
- a CDS encoding ParA family protein: MRVLAMASQKGGSGKTTLSGHLAVQAERAGCGPVVLIDIDPQGSLADWWNERETDLPAFAQTTVARLASDLEILRQQGFKLAVIDTPPAITMAIQSVIAVAELIVVPTRPSPHDLRAVGATVDLCERAGKPLIFVVNGATPKARITSEAAVALSQHGTVAPITLHHRTDFAASMIDGRTVMETDPKGRSAAEVEALWTYINDRLEKNFRRTVFAPPSVNHFGAGRAAGGFGRRVVS, from the coding sequence ATGCGCGTTCTGGCGATGGCATCGCAGAAGGGTGGGTCCGGCAAGACGACCTTGTCCGGCCACCTCGCTGTGCAGGCGGAGCGAGCGGGCTGCGGCCCGGTCGTGCTGATCGACATCGATCCCCAGGGGTCGCTGGCCGACTGGTGGAACGAGCGCGAGACGGACCTTCCCGCCTTCGCGCAGACCACGGTCGCGCGGCTGGCATCGGACCTCGAGATCCTGCGCCAGCAGGGCTTCAAGCTGGCCGTGATCGACACGCCGCCGGCCATCACCATGGCGATCCAGAGCGTGATCGCGGTGGCCGAGCTGATCGTCGTCCCGACGCGCCCGAGCCCGCATGACCTGCGCGCCGTGGGCGCCACGGTCGACCTGTGCGAGCGCGCCGGCAAGCCGCTGATCTTCGTCGTCAACGGCGCGACGCCCAAGGCGCGGATCACCAGCGAGGCCGCAGTGGCGCTGTCGCAGCACGGCACCGTCGCGCCGATCACGCTGCACCACCGCACCGATTTCGCCGCATCGATGATCGACGGCCGCACCGTGATGGAAACCGACCCGAAGGGCCGCTCGGCCGCCGAGGTCGAGGCGCTGTGGACCTATATCAACGACCGGCTCGAGAAGAACTTCCGCCGCACGGTGTTCGCACCGCCTTCGGTCAATCACTTCGGCGCAGGCCGTGCAGCGGGTGGCTTTGGCCGCCGGGTGGTGAGCTGA